In the genome of Desulfurobacteriaceae bacterium, one region contains:
- the panB gene encoding 3-methyl-2-oxobutanoate hydroxymethyltransferase: protein MAITTATFLEKKKKGEKISVITAYDYLTAKIVDSAGVDAILVGDSLGMVVLGYSSTIPVTLEEMIYHTKAVVRARKNAMVIMDMPFLSYQTGIRDAILNAGRALKETGCDAVKIEGGVSQKETIRALVEAGIPVMGHIGLQPQSVNIYGGYKLRGVGEEREKLIEDAKAVEEAGAFAVVLEKIPKDLAREITEMLSIPTIGIGAGKYCDGQVLVFHDMVGLFDEFKPKFVKRYAELGKLAKDAVRQYVEEVRSGKFPDEEHSY from the coding sequence ATGGCTATAACAACAGCTACTTTCTTGGAAAAGAAGAAGAAGGGAGAGAAGATATCAGTTATTACTGCTTACGACTACCTTACTGCAAAGATAGTGGATAGTGCAGGAGTTGATGCCATTTTGGTTGGAGATTCTCTCGGAATGGTAGTTCTTGGGTACTCCTCAACTATTCCAGTAACCCTTGAAGAAATGATTTATCACACAAAGGCAGTAGTCAGGGCAAGAAAAAATGCAATGGTAATAATGGATATGCCATTCCTTTCTTACCAAACAGGAATAAGAGATGCCATTTTAAATGCTGGAAGAGCATTAAAAGAAACAGGTTGTGATGCAGTAAAGATTGAAGGTGGAGTAAGCCAAAAGGAAACTATAAGAGCTCTTGTAGAAGCAGGTATTCCCGTTATGGGACATATAGGTTTGCAACCTCAAAGCGTGAACATTTATGGAGGTTACAAACTAAGAGGAGTAGGGGAGGAACGGGAAAAACTAATAGAGGATGCAAAAGCTGTTGAAGAAGCAGGTGCTTTTGCAGTAGTTCTTGAAAAAATACCAAAGGATCTGGCAAGAGAGATAACAGAAATGCTTTCCATTCCAACTATAGGAATTGGAGCCGGCAAGTACTGTGATGGTCAAGTTCTTGTTTTCCACGATATGGTAGGACTTTTCGATGAGTTTAAACCAAAGTTTGTAAAACGTTATGCAGAACTTGGAAAGTTGGCAAAAGATGCTGTTAGACAGTACGTAGAGGAAGTAAGGAGCGGAAAGTTCCCAGACGAGGAGCATTCCTATTGA
- a CDS encoding tetratricopeptide repeat protein, with product MGKFFVFLFVTLSLINAYGDTKETDYFSGGMKAYKNNNYKKALEFFKKAYDIGNSKGCYELGAMYQNGEGVGKNYQKAIEFYSKACELGEGKGCTNLGYMYDFGLGVKEDDQKAAELYSKGCKLGDGLGCYNSGVMYQNGKGVGKNYQKAVELYSRACKLGKGGGCTNLGYMYEDGLGVEKNYQKAIELYSKGCRLGNGLGCNNLGVMYAKGKGVIKDDREAVKLYLKACSLGNALGCSNLAYRFYNGQTVERDFETAIFLWERACELGYKVSCQKVKEVENELKKRPSFFGLKVGFTTEEEFKKIVKDKGWKIEKAGHRIVKDDISNPNVTGYVVSGIPLEKISSAYFWFFKGKLMKIEYRLSESKDKSTFYTYYDLLRNKYGNPDSYTKPHLADGKAVWNIGGVEIKLFSPWVSEITYLTYTDLYLSSLADKSDREIYKEETKKEAKPLEGI from the coding sequence ATGGGGAAATTTTTCGTATTTCTCTTTGTTACGTTATCTCTGATAAATGCATACGGAGATACAAAGGAAACAGACTACTTTTCAGGAGGAATGAAAGCTTATAAAAACAATAACTATAAAAAAGCTTTAGAGTTTTTTAAGAAAGCTTATGATATAGGGAATAGTAAAGGATGTTATGAACTGGGAGCTATGTATCAGAATGGAGAAGGAGTAGGAAAAAACTATCAAAAAGCTATTGAATTTTACTCCAAAGCTTGTGAACTAGGAGAGGGTAAAGGATGTACGAACTTGGGATATATGTATGATTTTGGTTTAGGAGTGAAAGAAGATGACCAAAAAGCTGCTGAACTTTACTCTAAAGGCTGTAAGCTAGGAGATGGATTGGGATGTTACAACTCAGGAGTTATGTATCAAAATGGAAAAGGAGTAGGAAAAAATTATCAAAAAGCTGTTGAACTTTATTCTAGAGCTTGTAAACTGGGGAAGGGCGGAGGATGTACAAACTTGGGATATATGTATGAAGATGGCTTAGGAGTAGAAAAGAACTATCAAAAAGCTATAGAACTTTACTCTAAAGGTTGTAGATTAGGAAATGGGTTGGGTTGTAACAATCTAGGAGTTATGTATGCTAAAGGAAAAGGTGTAATAAAAGATGATAGAGAAGCCGTTAAACTTTACCTTAAAGCTTGTTCTTTGGGAAATGCATTAGGATGTAGTAATTTAGCTTACAGGTTTTATAACGGACAGACGGTAGAAAGGGACTTTGAAACTGCTATATTTCTTTGGGAAAGAGCTTGTGAGTTAGGATATAAAGTGTCTTGTCAAAAAGTAAAAGAAGTGGAGAACGAACTAAAGAAAAGACCTTCCTTTTTTGGTTTAAAGGTTGGTTTTACAACAGAAGAAGAGTTTAAGAAGATTGTGAAAGATAAAGGTTGGAAGATAGAAAAAGCAGGTCATAGAATTGTTAAAGATGACATATCCAATCCAAACGTTACTGGTTATGTTGTTTCAGGAATACCTCTTGAAAAAATCTCATCTGCTTACTTTTGGTTTTTCAAAGGAAAACTCATGAAAATTGAATATCGTCTTTCTGAAAGCAAGGACAAATCTACTTTTTATACCTACTACGACCTTTTAAGGAATAAATATGGAAATCCAGATAGTTATACAAAACCTCATCTTGCAGATGGAAAAGCAGTTTGGAACATAGGAGGAGTGGAAATAAAGCTTTTTTCTCCGTGGGTTAGCGAGATAACCTATTTAACTTATACAGATCTTTACCTCTCTTCCTTAGCTGATAAATCTGATAGAGAAATCTATAAAGAAGAAACCAAAAAGGAAGCAAAACCTCTTGAAGGTATTTAA
- the hisC gene encoding histidinol-phosphate transaminase, with translation MFSLPEHIKKVHVYEPGKPEDELKRELGLNEIVKLASNENPLGPSPQAVRAIIEDLKNLHRYPDGNSFYLKKALSEHLGVEVENIFVGLGSNEALDIISRAYLRPGLNAVYSEKSFAVYPIVVQLSGAEHKVVKVKDNYYMDLKAHLDAIDENTAVVFLANPNNPTGTAFSKKEFEAFLRDFPDDVLLVLDEAYYEYAVGAGFDVPNGVEYIYEKNIVVTRTFSKIYGLAGLRLGYAVAKKEIIQDMNRIRQPFNVTRPSQVAGVAALEDKMFIKHSQVVNEEGKKYLYEQFEKLGLEYVPTYANFILVKVGFPSREVFKRLLQKGVIVRAMDGYGFPDHIRVTIGTMKENIFFIKKLKEVLEELKGEKL, from the coding sequence ATGTTTTCTCTACCTGAGCATATAAAAAAGGTTCACGTTTACGAACCTGGAAAACCCGAAGACGAATTAAAAAGAGAACTTGGTCTAAATGAAATAGTTAAGCTTGCTTCAAACGAAAATCCTCTCGGACCCTCTCCACAAGCTGTAAGAGCAATAATAGAGGACTTAAAGAACCTCCACAGATATCCGGATGGAAATTCTTTTTATCTAAAGAAAGCGCTTTCCGAGCATCTTGGTGTAGAAGTTGAGAACATATTTGTAGGACTTGGTTCAAACGAAGCTCTTGACATAATCTCAAGAGCATACTTAAGACCGGGACTTAATGCCGTTTACAGCGAAAAGTCTTTCGCTGTATATCCAATAGTTGTTCAGCTATCTGGTGCAGAACATAAAGTAGTAAAAGTTAAAGACAACTACTACATGGACTTAAAAGCGCACCTTGATGCTATTGACGAAAACACAGCTGTGGTTTTCCTTGCCAATCCTAACAATCCAACTGGAACGGCTTTCTCCAAAAAAGAGTTTGAAGCTTTTTTAAGGGACTTTCCAGATGATGTTCTACTTGTTCTTGATGAAGCTTACTACGAGTATGCTGTTGGTGCAGGATTTGACGTTCCAAACGGCGTTGAATACATCTACGAAAAGAACATAGTTGTTACAAGAACTTTCTCAAAGATTTATGGACTTGCAGGATTAAGACTTGGATATGCCGTTGCGAAGAAAGAGATAATCCAAGATATGAATAGAATTAGACAACCTTTTAACGTTACAAGACCTTCACAAGTTGCAGGAGTTGCAGCTCTTGAAGACAAAATGTTTATAAAACACTCCCAAGTTGTAAATGAAGAAGGTAAAAAGTACCTCTATGAACAATTTGAAAAGCTTGGACTTGAGTATGTTCCAACTTACGCTAACTTTATTCTCGTAAAGGTAGGTTTTCCAAGCAGAGAAGTTTTCAAAAGGCTTTTACAAAAAGGTGTAATAGTTAGGGCAATGGACGGTTATGGTTTCCCTGATCATATAAGAGTAACTATTGGAACTATGAAAGAGAATATCTTCTTTATTAAAAAACTAAAGGAAGTTCTTGAAGAACTAAAAGGAGAAAAGCTGTGA
- a CDS encoding DNA repair exonuclease has translation MLKIAHVSDTHLGYTQYRLIERKKDFIVSFEKAIDKMIEEKVDIILHTGDLFETYQPDMVSLSKCISILQKVKNAGIEFIAITGNHDRVLRRGTIPPHKILEELKLVKLVDPYDVLEIDGILIAGFRFFPKRMINALKEEFFPSLEEKAEKFKYSILMFHQGVGQYLPYEESFEMEFSDFPRNFNYYAGGHIHAFLKENLGKGIFSYAGSTEFRTKKEALLGKRGFNILDIESNEFKRVEIENLRPFEVLNLTEENVKEELLKLLDRVERHEIPPVVLVSYTYKDLEIETFKKVLEDIEKKSLLLRIDKRRVRSEEELVSYVDKGKKLADFLVEFLREQNQNEKVISLAKEIIDSNEELVEDVVKSFLKEEIGKGWEEVEKLLS, from the coding sequence ATGTTAAAAATTGCCCATGTTTCAGACACCCATCTTGGCTATACCCAGTATAGGCTAATAGAAAGGAAAAAAGACTTCATTGTTTCTTTTGAAAAAGCCATTGACAAAATGATAGAAGAAAAAGTTGACATAATTTTGCACACAGGAGATCTTTTTGAAACTTATCAACCTGATATGGTAAGTCTTTCAAAGTGTATATCCATCTTGCAGAAAGTAAAAAATGCTGGTATAGAGTTTATAGCCATTACCGGAAACCACGACAGGGTCTTAAGAAGAGGAACAATCCCACCTCACAAAATTTTAGAGGAGTTAAAGCTTGTAAAACTGGTTGATCCTTACGACGTTCTAGAAATTGACGGAATCTTAATTGCAGGATTTAGATTTTTCCCAAAAAGAATGATAAATGCGTTAAAAGAAGAGTTCTTCCCATCTTTAGAGGAGAAAGCAGAGAAATTTAAATACTCAATCCTTATGTTCCACCAAGGGGTAGGGCAGTATTTACCTTACGAGGAAAGCTTTGAAATGGAATTTTCCGATTTTCCAAGAAACTTTAACTACTACGCTGGAGGACACATCCACGCATTCTTAAAAGAGAATCTTGGGAAAGGAATTTTTAGTTACGCAGGTTCTACCGAATTTAGAACCAAAAAAGAAGCCCTTCTTGGAAAAAGAGGATTTAACATACTTGATATTGAAAGTAACGAATTTAAAAGAGTAGAGATTGAAAATTTACGTCCTTTTGAAGTTCTGAATTTAACCGAGGAAAATGTCAAAGAAGAACTTTTAAAACTTCTTGATAGAGTGGAAAGGCATGAAATTCCTCCAGTTGTTTTAGTTAGCTATACGTATAAGGATTTGGAGATAGAAACGTTTAAGAAAGTTTTAGAAGACATAGAGAAAAAGTCTTTACTCCTTAGAATTGATAAAAGACGGGTAAGAAGTGAAGAGGAACTTGTATCTTATGTTGATAAAGGTAAAAAACTTGCAGATTTCCTCGTTGAGTTTTTAAGAGAACAAAATCAAAACGAGAAAGTAATTTCCTTAGCAAAAGAAATAATTGATTCAAACGAGGAACTAGTTGAGGATGTAGTAAAAAGCTTTCTAAAAGAGGAAATTGGAAAAGGTTGGGAAGAGGTAGAAAAACTTCTTTCTTAA
- a CDS encoding ComF family protein: protein MGRGRKTSFLKLAKNVFLDILFPEYCVACGSFLLLDHYYIACEDCWKSFFKEFKGKKCKLCGFPLKLKPGIGDLCRECYEKKRKFFFDKVEYFGLYNDLIDISLKALKFEKRKPIGLKIGETIKSHFLNFLKKVSPDFVVPVPLSEERMKERGFNQCEVILEGAEISYVPLAKKLFNPKRQSELSAEDREKNIKGVFEVSYSVEGKKVLIFDDVFTTGSTCNELAKELKKSGAKKVFVYTVARSV, encoded by the coding sequence TTGGGAAGAGGTAGAAAAACTTCTTTCTTAAAGCTTGCGAAAAACGTTTTCTTAGATATCCTCTTTCCTGAATACTGCGTTGCGTGTGGAAGTTTTCTTCTTTTAGACCACTATTACATTGCTTGTGAAGATTGTTGGAAAAGTTTCTTTAAGGAGTTTAAAGGAAAAAAATGCAAACTCTGTGGTTTCCCACTAAAATTAAAACCGGGGATTGGAGATTTATGTAGGGAATGCTATGAGAAGAAAAGAAAATTTTTCTTTGACAAAGTAGAGTATTTTGGACTTTACAATGACCTTATAGACATCTCTCTAAAAGCACTAAAATTTGAAAAGAGAAAACCTATCGGTTTAAAAATAGGAGAAACTATCAAAAGTCACTTCTTAAACTTTTTGAAAAAAGTTTCTCCAGATTTTGTTGTTCCCGTGCCTTTAAGTGAAGAAAGAATGAAAGAGAGAGGATTCAACCAATGTGAGGTAATTTTAGAAGGTGCGGAAATTTCTTACGTGCCTCTTGCCAAAAAGCTTTTTAATCCCAAAAGACAATCGGAACTTTCAGCAGAAGATAGAGAAAAGAACATAAAAGGTGTTTTTGAAGTAAGCTATAGTGTAGAAGGGAAAAAGGTTCTGATCTTTGACGATGTTTTTACAACAGGTTCAACTTGTAATGAACTTGCAAAAGAACTTAAAAAAAGCGGTGCTAAAAAGGTTTTTGTTTATACGGTAGCAAGGAGTGTTTAA
- a CDS encoding oligopeptide/dipeptide ABC transporter ATP-binding protein has protein sequence MILEVRNVYKEFPIKRNFFGKVVKQLRALSGVSLKIFKGETVGVIGESGCGKSTLGKIILDLEKPTKGEVLYKGKNINLLKGKDYKVYRKNVQAVFQNPQSSLNPRMKVWEIITEGLKINYSFSKEELKRIAKELLEKVALPSSYLEKYPKELSGGQKQRVAIARAIAMKPELIVLDEPTSALDVSVQAQIVNLLIDLKEELNISYFFISHSLPVVEVISDKVIVMYKGFIVEEGETSNVLGSPKHPYTKLLISSLPSFEKKNKEKIPIDTLFEEKDIQEIKGCPFYLRCNIRKKECLSYDMKPFEISGNHKVSCIGVF, from the coding sequence TTGATACTGGAAGTTAGAAATGTTTATAAAGAGTTTCCGATAAAGAGGAACTTTTTCGGGAAAGTTGTTAAGCAGTTAAGAGCACTTAGCGGCGTATCTTTAAAAATCTTTAAAGGAGAAACTGTTGGAGTTATCGGAGAAAGTGGATGTGGAAAGTCCACTCTTGGCAAAATAATTCTTGACCTTGAAAAGCCTACAAAAGGTGAAGTCCTTTATAAGGGAAAGAATATTAATCTTTTAAAAGGAAAAGATTATAAAGTTTACAGAAAAAATGTTCAGGCTGTTTTTCAAAATCCCCAAAGTTCTTTAAATCCAAGAATGAAAGTTTGGGAAATAATTACGGAAGGGTTAAAGATAAACTACTCCTTTTCTAAAGAAGAACTAAAAAGAATTGCTAAAGAACTTCTTGAAAAGGTGGCATTACCTTCATCTTACTTGGAAAAGTATCCTAAAGAGCTCTCAGGAGGACAAAAACAAAGAGTAGCAATAGCAAGAGCTATCGCTATGAAGCCGGAGCTTATTGTTCTTGATGAACCCACTTCAGCACTTGACGTTTCCGTTCAGGCACAAATAGTAAACCTTCTTATAGACCTTAAAGAAGAACTTAATATTTCCTACTTTTTCATTTCCCATTCTTTGCCAGTTGTTGAAGTGATTAGCGATAAAGTAATCGTTATGTATAAAGGTTTTATAGTCGAAGAAGGAGAAACCTCAAATGTTTTAGGATCTCCCAAACATCCTTACACAAAGTTGCTTATTTCTTCTCTACCTTCTTTTGAGAAAAAGAATAAGGAAAAAATACCTATAGATACTCTTTTTGAGGAAAAAGACATCCAAGAAATAAAAGGTTGTCCCTTTTATTTAAGGTGCAATATAAGAAAAAAAGAGTGTCTATCTTATGATATGAAACCTTTTGAAATATCCGGAAACCATAAGGTTTCATGCATAGGAGTTTTTTAA
- a CDS encoding cupin domain-containing protein — protein MVVRTGIIDKDEVLKILKKEEYTNLFVWYDPPNTTYDWHTHPFDEVRWIIDGEITIGTEREVVTLYPGDKMNVPAGTRHFAKVGNEGVVYICGCELPLIEMRGFPLQRVR, from the coding sequence ATGGTTGTAAGAACAGGAATCATAGATAAGGACGAAGTTCTCAAAATATTAAAAAAGGAGGAATATACGAATCTTTTTGTTTGGTATGACCCACCAAACACCACTTATGACTGGCATACCCATCCTTTTGATGAAGTAAGGTGGATAATTGATGGCGAGATAACAATTGGTACGGAAAGAGAAGTTGTTACTTTATATCCTGGCGATAAGATGAATGTTCCAGCTGGAACTCGCCATTTTGCAAAAGTTGGAAATGAAGGAGTTGTCTACATCTGTGGGTGTGAACTACCCCTCATTGAAATGAGGGGCTTCCCGCTTCAACGAGTGCGTTAG
- the rsgA gene encoding ribosome small subunit-dependent GTPase A yields the protein MVKGIIVERAGQKITVFVEKEGKYYRGIPLGKVRKKDKVYAGDIVKGRVVDKETFAIEEIEERKNLLIRPPIANVDKVVIVSTIQNPPFQNFLLDNLLVVYSHLGLETTIVFNKIDILDEEGKKELEKWFKIYTEAGYKVIKVSAETEEGLPQLKEDLKGKISIFAGPSGVGKSSIISKLTGRELKVGEVSKKTERGKHTTREVSLIPFDGGFIGDAPGFSRVDALNFMEKEDVRLYFPEFLRYECKYSDCMHLNEDGCMVKEALRRGEISCERYKSYLKMIKEFVKWLPEVCD from the coding sequence ATGGTAAAAGGAATTATAGTAGAAAGAGCTGGTCAAAAGATTACGGTTTTTGTTGAAAAAGAAGGAAAGTATTACAGAGGAATACCTCTTGGTAAAGTAAGAAAAAAAGACAAAGTTTATGCTGGGGATATTGTAAAAGGAAGAGTGGTTGACAAAGAAACATTTGCTATTGAAGAAATTGAAGAAAGAAAGAACCTTCTTATTAGACCCCCAATAGCTAATGTTGATAAAGTTGTTATAGTTTCCACGATCCAGAATCCGCCTTTTCAAAATTTCCTTCTTGACAACTTGCTTGTTGTCTATAGCCATTTAGGACTTGAAACCACAATTGTTTTCAACAAAATAGATATCCTTGATGAGGAAGGAAAAAAAGAACTTGAAAAGTGGTTTAAAATCTACACTGAGGCTGGATATAAAGTCATAAAGGTAAGTGCCGAAACTGAAGAGGGATTACCTCAGCTAAAAGAGGACTTAAAGGGAAAGATTTCCATATTTGCTGGACCTAGTGGGGTTGGAAAGAGCTCTATCATTTCTAAACTTACAGGAAGAGAACTTAAAGTTGGAGAAGTGAGTAAGAAAACCGAAAGAGGAAAACACACGACAAGAGAAGTAAGCCTCATTCCTTTTGATGGAGGATTTATTGGGGATGCTCCCGGATTTTCTCGCGTAGATGCCCTTAACTTTATGGAAAAAGAGGATGTTAGATTATACTTCCCTGAGTTTTTAAGGTATGAATGTAAGTATTCTGATTGTATGCATCTTAACGAAGATGGTTGTATGGTAAAAGAGGCTTTAAGACGAGGAGAAATCTCTTGTGAAAGATATAAGAGCTACCTTAAGATGATAAAAGAATTTGTAAAGTGGCTTCCGGAGGTTTGCGATTAA
- a CDS encoding toxic anion resistance protein, producing the protein MNTTEQPKIVVITDEVLEEAVRAPEKFGLQEQKRVADKVSALEKKIVFYAKDEATKPITDQLYSLQQKLEELNPKYYEEKAPFWKKLLHLVPKGEELIKLIAEKYETIGQYIERISMHLSDSKDQIIRDNIELERLQEELKQFNKELEEKIGLGKQILEKLKERAQIVDDPVEKKRIEGAIFTFSTRIQDLQTILQANLQFLVSIEQTLQNNRALLDAIERTITITKTVLTIGLSIRTSLINQKRAMETVKATQEYTAELLKSNAEAIKGQTKEIESLYTSPVVAINKLEEAYNTLMSAITDFEEVRRRGIEVATQNIAKLEEMNKKLKEKLEQ; encoded by the coding sequence ATGAACACAACAGAACAACCTAAGATAGTTGTTATAACGGACGAAGTTCTTGAAGAGGCTGTAAGAGCTCCAGAAAAATTTGGTCTTCAAGAACAAAAAAGAGTGGCAGATAAAGTTTCGGCATTGGAGAAAAAGATAGTTTTTTATGCCAAAGATGAAGCCACCAAGCCTATTACCGACCAGCTTTACTCTCTCCAACAAAAGTTGGAAGAACTCAATCCGAAGTACTATGAAGAAAAAGCTCCCTTCTGGAAAAAACTGCTCCATCTCGTTCCGAAAGGAGAAGAACTTATAAAACTCATTGCAGAAAAGTATGAGACTATTGGACAGTATATAGAGAGAATTTCTATGCATCTTTCGGATTCTAAGGATCAGATAATTAGGGATAATATAGAGCTCGAAAGACTGCAGGAAGAACTAAAGCAGTTCAATAAAGAACTTGAAGAAAAGATCGGCTTAGGAAAACAGATTCTTGAAAAGCTGAAAGAGAGAGCTCAGATTGTCGATGATCCCGTAGAGAAAAAGAGAATAGAAGGAGCGATTTTCACTTTTTCTACGAGAATTCAGGACTTACAGACCATTTTACAGGCAAACCTGCAGTTTCTCGTTTCTATTGAGCAGACACTCCAGAACAACAGAGCTCTCCTCGATGCAATTGAAAGAACCATAACAATAACCAAAACCGTTTTAACTATAGGACTTTCTATAAGGACTTCTCTTATTAATCAAAAGAGAGCAATGGAGACGGTTAAAGCAACTCAAGAATATACCGCTGAGCTCCTAAAATCAAATGCAGAGGCGATTAAAGGACAAACTAAAGAAATTGAATCCTTGTACACAAGTCCCGTTGTTGCGATAAATAAACTTGAGGAGGCCTACAATACACTGATGTCTGCAATAACAGATTTTGAAGAAGTAAGACGTAGAGGAATAGAAGTTGCTACGCAGAACATAGCCAAGCTTGAAGAGATGAACAAGAAGCTCAAAGAAAAACTTGAGCAGTGA